The genomic stretch GTGTGCTCAAAATCTAAGAaaacaagtttttttttaaataataataattgggGTTAGGTGTCCACCAATAACCTTTTCATGTGTCTAGGTAACATGAGTGCAGTTGGTAATCTGTGAGCTTGTGTTCCATCAAATGGatattgatggcctgctggcatTGATATATGATATCTATATATATCCAGAGATGGACATACCtctctcaggccttgtttggatgtagtcggattcgcatcaatccacatgtgttggggtggattggagtggaacttgaactaaattccaccccaatccagttcaacacatgtggattgaggtgaatccgacaacatccaaacaaggcctcaaggGGTGTCTGAATTAGGGAAGTTGCTCCTGACATTAATTTTAGGACTTCACTTCAAATTTAATAGTGATTGAAATCCGACCTTCCCAAGCAGGCCCCAAATGAAATGATTCTGTAATttactactccctctgttcaCAAATGTATGCATTCCTAACATTTATAGTTTATCCACAAATATATGCATTTTTACCTAATTTATGTATCCTCTCCCTCACCATTTAATTGATGGCTTGATGCCTGCCATTTATAACCTTTGTTATATGAAAAGGCAGGTGTTAACTGTGTGATTGGGTGggtgggtgtgtgtgtgtgttggggggggggggggggggggtcaagCAGGGCTCTATTCTTCAGAGGTAGGGAGTGTGAGATGGGAGTCTGAGGGGATGGGTCTTTGTGGGCTGCTGGCTCGGGTTGGGCTTAGCTAGTAGGTTCATTTGCTGTTGTGGTTATAGCCTATTCAAGGGGTTTATTGTTCCTTTCCTTTTTGACTTATCTGCATGTATGGCACTATTGGCGTCCGCCTTGCCTGCCTTCCCGCCACGCCTTAACTGCCTAGGTGACAAGAGCATGGTGGGTTGCTATGCCATGCCTTAATGCTTTAAGAACCATGGGAGGGAGTATTTGTTTCTCGGTTGAGTATTCAGCTTAATAAACCCCCCAAATAGATCTCATTTGTCTCAGCAACTGATAATCGGTGGAAACATTTATATCCATACAATACAGTACAATTGTATCCCATTTTTTCTAGAATTGTTTGGTCTCCATTCATTGCAAGTGTGGAGTTCGTCCTTAATGTGCCATCTGACCGCTTTCTCTAATGCAATGGTGCCTAGTTCTCCTACTCGTTTGAGAAATAATGTGTGAGCTGACAACTTAATTATCTTGTGCCAGGTTATTGAGTATCGTGGTGAACAAGTTAGGCGGTGTGTTGCTGATTTGAGGGAAGCACAGTACCATAGAGAAAAAAAGGATTGCTATGTGAGTTATCACTTATTGTGCTTACATGTATTGCTAATGCCTGTTATTAGTGGGAAAATAGATACTTAGAATTTGCTGATTGCATACTTGCTCCAAGTTTTgaggtttaggccttgtttagttcaaccaaaaaccaaaaaattttcaagatttcctgtcacatcaaatcttgtagcacatgcatgaagcactaaatataagcgaaaacaaaaactaattgcacagtttacctgtaaatcgcgagatgaatcttttgaatctagttagtccatagttggacaatatttgtcaaataaaaacgaaagtgctacagtttcaaaaaccaaaaagtttttggaactaaacaaggccttacaataCAAATCTTGTTAAAGTTCAAGGAAGAGCAtatatatagaagaaaatagaaacttgtagTCTTGAATTTTGGTGAAAACATAAGAGGCTGCAGATGCAATTTGTTGTAATATAAGAAAGAGCCATAACCTATGTGTGGTTGATACCGAACATTTTGCTTTGCTCCCCCTGTTtcattgtctcttttattctgcGGTGCAGTTGTTCAAGATAAGCGAAGATGTTGTCATCGATGCTACTGACAAGGGAAACATAGCACGCCTAATTAATCACTCGGTAAACCTCCATACCTCAGTTTCACATCTTCTTGCCATATGTAGATGTAGCAGCCTGCCACAATGACAACTGAATTTTTGTTTTGTCCTTTCAGTGTATGCCAAACTGCTACGCTAGGATCATGACTGTCAGCGGTGACAGGAACCAGATCATTCTTATTGCCAAGAGAGATGTCTCTGCTGGAGAAGAACTAACGTAATTCCTCAGCCCTGCCATTTTCTTCTAACACAACTTTTGCAATTTCATTGACATGAGACCCTGAATGGCGTCTAATGCTGCTTCTGAATGTGCAGCTATGACTACTTGTTTGACCCTGACGAATCCGAAGACTGCAAGGTTCCATGCCTGTGCAAAGCTCCTAACTGTCGTGGATACATGAACTAGAAGGCTAGAAGAGTAAACAGATCCCACAAACAGGGATTAAGACTAACTCCTTACAGAAGCCAAAAGCCAGCCAATTTTCCCAGAAATTCTTTCGTTAGTTTCTCGTTTTATATTACTCATCAAAAGTTTATAATTCGCGGCTACCCAAGGTTTGAACCATTTTGTTTAGAATTGTAATTAGGGCAGCCATAGTCAGTCATCCATTGTAAATTCTTTCATTGCTGTAATAAGATAGGATAAGAATGCTGACTTctgaaatgaaaagaaaaactcAATTCGATACTATCGACTGCCTGCCTTTGTCTATGACAGCAAAGTATTTTAACCACTCCTTTGACCTTTCTGAACAACCCCCATCGTGTCCATGTCTGCATCAGAGGACCTGATCAAACTGACGAACTGGTACTAATCTTGCTTCTTTGCCCTCCAATCCAACCATCATCCATGCTTGTTTTACCGAGCAGGCCTGCCGTGTCCCCGTCCGGCGACCCGGTCCGCACACGAGAGTTTAAACAGGCGGGCGAGCAGGGCGGCCGTCGACACGGGACTGAAGCCACCGTCGCGGCACCATGAGGCGCCGACTGCTGCTGGCGTGCCTGGCTCTGCTGGTGCCGTTGCTGGCGGCGCCGCGGGCGGCCGTGGCGCGGGAGTACGCGGCGGTGTTCAGCTTCGGCGACTCCCTGTCGGACACCGGCAACCTCTGCGTGGACGGCATCCCGGACTACCTCGCCACGGCGCGCTCGCCGTACGGCATGACCTACTTCGGCTACCCCACGGGGCGCGTCTCCGACGGCCGCGTCGTCATCGACTTCATCGGTAGGCAACGCACGCATCCGTCCCCGTTTCCGAGCATGAGCAGCGCAGGAGATTGAACcgtgtctgtctgtctgtctgtcgtCTGCACGCGTGTGGTGAGCAGCGCAGGAGCTGGggctgccgctgctgccgccgtccaagGCGAAGAACGCGACGTTCCACCGCGGCGCCAACTTCGCCATCACGGGCGCCACGGCGCTGGGCATGGACTTCTTCGAGGAGCACGGGCTGGCGCGCGCCGTGTGGAGCTCCGGCTCCCTCCACACCCAGATCGGGTGGTTCCGGGACATGAAGCCCAGCATCTGCAGCTCCCCGCAAGGTTTCCATGAATTCTTGACATCCTTCACGTCACCCATGGCGTCTGAcgcatgatatatatatatatatatatcatcagAGTGCCGGGAGCTGTTCCGGCGGTCGCTGTTCGTGGTGGGAGAGTTCGGTGGCAACGACTACGGGTCGACCATCTTCTCGTTCCGGCCACTGGAGGAGGTGGACGCGCTGGTGCCGCACGTGGTGGGCGCCATCGCGCGGGGCATCGAGGAGCTGATCGCGGAGGGCGCCGTGGACCTGGTGGTACCGGGGCTGCTCCCCACGGGATGCTTCCCCATGTTCCTGTCCACGTTCAGCGACAAGCCGGCGGCGGCGTACGGTCCCCGGAGCGGGTGCGTCAAGGAGCTCAACACGCTGTCGTGGGTGCACAACGCCGCACTCCAGCGCAAGGTGGAGGAGCTCCGCGCCAGGCACCCCGCCGTGCGCATCGTCTACGCTGACTACTACACGCCGGCTATCCAGTTCATCCTCCACGCCGAGGAGTACGGTGAGTTGCTTACATATTAATTGTTCCATGCTGCTCTGCTGGTCCCTCGCTCCTCGTACTCCAGCTTGTCGATCTCTCttccccggcgccggcgccggcggtgcCCCCGTGGCCACGGCAGCTGTTCGCGTCTAAGGCTGTTGCAAGTTCGGTTCCTTACGTCAGTGGCTAGCAGCCCGGGCCGGGAGACAGGGGATCCACAGGGGTGACGCGGGCAGAGACGACGACGCGTGCATTTGTTGGCGAGCTAGCAGCAAATCGGAATTCATTCGCAGGGGTGGTTGAGTACAATTCCGCGCGTACTTGTTTGCGAAGTTTCGTGTTTGAACCGGCCGGCAGCGGCTGACGACGACTGAGGAACGCCGGCGGCAGCTGCGTGCTGGTCTCGCTCTCGCGTACGTAAGGTAGGTGTTGGTGGTGCCTCGGTGGCGGCATGACGCCATGACGGAGCTCGATCGCCTCGCCTCCGTTGCATACATTGGTTGGCTGAAGGTGATCGAAGGTGACACTGACACTTAACTAAAGGTGATGTAACTGAGTAATCAATAGACGGGGGTGATGACGAACACGAACCCTGCAGCTCCAGCGCCTCTGCTCTGCAACTTGGGCTTCACTCTGATgggcgttttttttttttttggaattgtGCAGGGATGCTGAAGCAGATGCCGCGAGCGTGCTGCGGTGCGTCAGGTGTGGGGGAGTACAACTTCAACCTGACGTCCAAGTGCGGCGAGCCGGGGGCGTACGCGTGCCAGGACCCTTCCAACCACTGGAGCTGGGACGGCGCCCACCTCACCGAAGCCGCCTACGGCCACATCGCCAAGGGCTGGCTCTACGGGCCCTTCGCCGACCCGCCAATCCTCCACCCTTGAGGTCTCTCTGCTGCAGCCTCCACAGCCGCCGGCTATAACACTCCACATACGGATACGGTGCGGCCGGCCGGTACCGTATATTCTACACACACGAGAATAGGAAGCTTTTGTACGTATATCAGTTACTGTAGCTGTGAATTGCTTCCTATCGacacccttttctttttttttttctaatataACTTTGTTGTTAAACATCCTGTATTCCTGTCCTATGGCATGTATACAGTATAGTACTACCGACTTTTTTTTTGTCATTCATGATTCATGTTGTGTATACTTCAAAGTTCAAACtcactgtgtgtgtgtgtgtgtgtgtgtgtgtgtgtgaaaactCAGAGGACTCATATTTTAGTTTCGCGTAAGAATTGTTTTTGTGCCCATATTAGTTTTTATATGAATTTTACATAAGTTTGTGCTAAGTTAACTTCTGTACATAACTTGTGAGTATAAACTTGCATATTGTCTCGTACTAACTAATTTCAAGTTTGTGTCATATATATTAAGGTATGTATCTTATGAGTAATATACAGACCCCTCTCCTTCGATTACAAAAGAAAACACAACGTCATGCTAAAATGTTGTCACGCAAGTTTGTCTTGACAAAAATCATATGGTAATAAATTATGGTGACAAATTCCATCCAGCAAAATGGTATGTATaaaaagttagaagtataactTTGTAGcttttgaaaataaaaacttgtttAGAAATGAATGTTTTAAGAAAGAGAAACTCGCAGAGTTAGTCAGATCGTTCCTTAAATTCTAATCTAGTGAACGTTCTTTGATTCACATAAGAATTGTTATTGTGGCCCATATtagtttttatataaaaataaattttccaTAAGTTTGTGCTACATATATTAAACTTCCGTACATAACTTGGGAGTATAAACTTGCATATAGTTTGTCGGTCTCATACTAGTTCAAAGTTTGTGTCACGTATGTATATTTTGAGTAATATATAGAAGAGTGACATGTGGCAGCAGGGAACAAGGAAATCGGAACAGAGGATTGCAAAACTTATCGCCTTATTTTTAACCATTATAACATTATACAAGATCCTACATACATTAAagggaaatatatatatatatatatatatatgatcagTGGGCTATGGACCTGAGATAAGTGACCCCATCCATCTCATATCCCACGAAGtttctccatgaactgcagtcaTCTAACTTGTCCACTTGCTTGGTTGCTAGGTTCATCGCAAAGGTTCCAGGATCACTGCTGCCTCTGCCAAGCGTGAACAAGAGGATGCCACTCTTCTCGCAGAACCAACGCAGGTTGATGTCCATGGCACCTTTTACCTTGAGCCGTGTCAGTCTGACGGCACCTCCCCTCACCCATTCTCCGGTGCCTGTGCCTGTGCTTGTCTCGTGGAACACCGTCCACAGCACACTGACACATCCTTCGCCGTTCGACGCTGCGTCCAGGAACCACAGCTTCCCATCGGGCCCGACGCTGAGCAGGCGGAGCTGCTTGATCTTGTTGGGGACGCCGTCCGGCGGCATGCGCACCAgcgacggcggcgccggcgtgTCGAAGCGTACTGCTAGTGCCGAGCTTTTCAGCGGCCAGTAGGCGACGCCGCCGTGGAGCACGATGCCCTGGCCTAGCTTGCCGAGTTCCCAGTTGGTGAGCTTGGGACCTGACGTCTTCATGGCCTCCTTGCTCCAGCTGCAGGTGTCCGACGAGTAGGAACGGAGCGCGGTGAACCTGTCGCGGTTGTAGACGATGAGCACGCGGAACAAGTCGGCGGAGGATGgccggtcgaggtcggcgccggTAAGCAGTGTGCAAGCGTAGACCTTGGGCCTGTCTTTGCCGAGCAGAGGAGGCAGCACGGCCACGTCGTCTCCCATCATGGGGTTGCAGACGCACAGCCTGAGGCTTCCGTCGACGCTGTGGAGCTCGAGGACGAGGCGTCCGTTGCGTGACGCGATTGGGCGAGAGAGATCCAAGGCGTCGACGCCATGGTGCTGGAGGCCTTCTGTGGTACCGGAGGGGAGGTTCAAGTTGAAGCCGAGCAGCCGAGAGCCGGACGCCGTCGGGACGAAGCACGGTGGCGTCGAGCACTCGTCGACGGTGGAGCCGTGGCGGCGTTTCCGCTTGCGCGTGTTCGTCGTCTCGGCGCCGCCGGCGTCCTGTCGTCGATCCTGGTTGCGGTGGAAGAAGCCGAGGGCAAGGGCAGGGAGAGGCGGAAGGCGGAGGGCTCGTGACAGAGCGTCGGCCTCCTTGGCCACCACGCTGGCCCACCGCCTGCAAGTGGCGACGCAGCGAACTACGTCGGCCGCGTTGGGGAGCCGGATGAAGATTGCAGCCAGCACGTCATCCGCGAGCTCGAGGGACgccccgcctccgcctccgcctccgcctccgcctccgcctccgcctgtgTCGTATACCCCGCTAGTCCGGCACCTCCGCCTCCGCGATAGCCAACAGGCGGCGCTCCCGGCGCCACGTCTGCGCAACGGCGCCATCCTTTAGCTAGAGGCGCGGCAGGGCAGATGCCAAAGAGACCGTGAACAAACGTGGGGTTTCAATTTCAACGATGCCATATTTATAGCGGCGTGTTGCTGATCGGAGTCCGATTCTTGGGCAGTTCGGCTGTCTCCAAGTCCCAACCGCACCTTTGCCCCCGATGATCACGAGTCGGAAGCCCATCCCATTTTCACAAACGAAACATGGACTACCACAAACAGAAACGATGCAAAGCAGCGAAGGGCGACGAAAAAAAAAATACCGCTTTTCACAGCTAAGCTCAATCGAGCTCAGGAGCCAAAGATTACATCGGGCATATGCACACAGGAGAATAAATTATATTTCtctcaataaataaataaataaataaatgatattATAAGGATTTAATTTTGTCTTCATCAAATACTTAACTTTCTCACTTTCGGTGCACTTTTCTTTTTTCACAATACAAACTTTCTCTTTCCCCAATACTCCTATATCTATCTCTACCTctctttatcttttttttttcttatatcCAGTATACTTAAACTAGTCTTAGTAGGGGTTTCAAACGAATTTCATTAGCATTAAATAACCTGATGTGATATAGAGATACGAAATAAATTTACTGTTTCCAACATATATGAGTCTTGGAAATAATAAGATGAAACTTCCTCTAGGACTAGCCTTAATTGTTCGTGACTAGACCTATAAGATCATGTGCTTAAA from Sorghum bicolor cultivar BTx623 chromosome 3, Sorghum_bicolor_NCBIv3, whole genome shotgun sequence encodes the following:
- the LOC8079499 gene encoding GDSL esterase/lipase At5g45910; protein product: MRRRLLLACLALLVPLLAAPRAAVAREYAAVFSFGDSLSDTGNLCVDGIPDYLATARSPYGMTYFGYPTGRVSDGRVVIDFIAQELGLPLLPPSKAKNATFHRGANFAITGATALGMDFFEEHGLARAVWSSGSLHTQIGWFRDMKPSICSSPQECRELFRRSLFVVGEFGGNDYGSTIFSFRPLEEVDALVPHVVGAIARGIEELIAEGAVDLVVPGLLPTGCFPMFLSTFSDKPAAAYGPRSGCVKELNTLSWVHNAALQRKVEELRARHPAVRIVYADYYTPAIQFILHAEEYGMLKQMPRACCGASGVGEYNFNLTSKCGEPGAYACQDPSNHWSWDGAHLTEAAYGHIAKGWLYGPFADPPILHP
- the LOC8079500 gene encoding uncharacterized protein LOC8079500 → MAPLRRRGAGSAACWLSRRRRCRTSGVYDTGGGGGGGGGGGGGGASLELADDVLAAIFIRLPNAADVVRCVATCRRWASVVAKEADALSRALRLPPLPALALGFFHRNQDRRQDAGGAETTNTRKRKRRHGSTVDECSTPPCFVPTASGSRLLGFNLNLPSGTTEGLQHHGVDALDLSRPIASRNGRLVLELHSVDGSLRLCVCNPMMGDDVAVLPPLLGKDRPKVYACTLLTGADLDRPSSADLFRVLIVYNRDRFTALRSYSSDTCSWSKEAMKTSGPKLTNWELGKLGQGIVLHGGVAYWPLKSSALAVRFDTPAPPSLVRMPPDGVPNKIKQLRLLSVGPDGKLWFLDAASNGEGCVSVLWTVFHETSTGTGTGEWVRGGAVRLTRLKVKGAMDINLRWFCEKSGILLFTLGRGSSDPGTFAMNLATKQVDKLDDCSSWRNFVGYEMDGVTYLRSIAHISL